Below is a window of Nocardia asteroides DNA.
CATCACCTCGGTCAGCGCGGCCTCGGCCGCCCTGGGCACGCCGCTGGTCGAGGGCGAGCAGGTACTCACGGTGCTGCCGGGCACGCTGCCGGTCGACGAGCTCACCCGCCGCCTGCGCGACACCGAGGCCGCCGCGATCATGAAACTGGGCCGCACCTATCCCGGTGTGCGCCAGGCACTCGCGGATTCGGGACGCCTCGCCGACGCGTACTACGTGGAGCGGGCCAGCAGCACCCGCGAGCGGGTGCTGCCCGCCGCCGACGTCGACGACGCCGACGTGCCGTACTTCGCCATCACCCTGGTGCCCGGTCCCACCCCGACCACCCCGATCGTCGCCCGCACCGCCCGGGCCGAAACCACCACCGCACCGGCCGAATCCACGGGCGAGGTCGTCGTCGTCGGGCTGGGCCCCGGCGACACCGCCTGGACCACCCCGGAGGTCACCGCCGCACTGGCCGCGGCGACCGATCTCGTCGGCTACACCACCTACATCGACCGCGTGCCGGTCCGCCCGGGCCAGCGCAGGCACGCCAGCGACAACAAGGTCGAGTCCGAACGGGCCGCCATGGCCCTGGATCTCGCGCGGCGCGGCGCCAAGGTGGCCGTGGTGTCCTCCGGCGATCCCGGCGTGTTCGCGATGGCCGCCGCGGTGCTCGAGGTGTCGGCCGAGCCGCAGTTCGCGCAGGTGCCGGTGCGGGTGCTGCCGGGCATGACCGCGGCCAATGCCGTCGCGAGCCGGGTCGGCGCGCCGCTGGGCCACGACTACGCGATGATCTCGCTCTCGGACCGGCTCAAGCCGTGGGATGTCGTCGCCCAGCGGCTGGCCGCCGTCGCCGCCGCCGACATGGCGATCGCGATCTACAACCCGGCCTCCTCGCAGCGCCGCTGGCAGGTCGGCGCCATGCGCGAGGTGCTGCTGGCCCACCGCGCGCCCGAGACACCGGTGGTGCTGGGCCGCGATGTCGGCGGGCCGGCCGAGTCGGTCCGGGTGATCACCCTGGGCGAGCTCGACCCGGACGAGGTCGACATGCGCACCCTGCTGATCATCGGTTCCTCCACCACGGCCGCGTTCGCGACCCCCGAGGGGAC
It encodes the following:
- a CDS encoding precorrin-2 C(20)-methyltransferase encodes the protein MSSGKLWGIGLGPGDPELVTVKAARLIAAADVVAFHSARHGRSISRGIAEPYLRPGQIEEHLVYPVTTETTDHPGGYQGAIDEFYEQAAARLAVHLAAGRSVALLAAGDPLFYSSYMHMHRRLADRFEAEIVPGITSVSAASAALGTPLVEGEQVLTVLPGTLPVDELTRRLRDTEAAAIMKLGRTYPGVRQALADSGRLADAYYVERASSTRERVLPAADVDDADVPYFAITLVPGPTPTTPIVARTARAETTTAPAESTGEVVVVGLGPGDTAWTTPEVTAALAAATDLVGYTTYIDRVPVRPGQRRHASDNKVESERAAMALDLARRGAKVAVVSSGDPGVFAMAAAVLEVSAEPQFAQVPVRVLPGMTAANAVASRVGAPLGHDYAMISLSDRLKPWDVVAQRLAAVAAADMAIAIYNPASSQRRWQVGAMREVLLAHRAPETPVVLGRDVGGPAESVRVITLGELDPDEVDMRTLLIIGSSTTAAFATPEGTRVFTSRRYGTPV